The following are encoded in a window of Salinigranum halophilum genomic DNA:
- a CDS encoding sporulation protein codes for MKKVLASIGIGNATVDTVLASSTVQPGQSVDAEIHIEGGSAEQSVDAVELDVETQCATDDGYTEVSVGRLRLSDDFTVEPGESDVRTATIDIPYATPVTLGRVQVWVETELDIAMAVDPDDRDHLEVDPTPRMQAVFDAMDDLGFSFRAAECQVDRAGRYASGQSFVQEFEFHAAGGPFGGRVDEVELVFLPAADALTVFVEVDRRAGLLTELADADERTTSVSVDSTDAAVVRDQLRTTIERFA; via the coding sequence ATGAAGAAGGTCCTCGCGAGTATCGGTATCGGCAACGCGACCGTCGACACGGTGTTGGCCTCGTCGACCGTCCAGCCGGGACAGTCTGTCGACGCCGAGATTCACATCGAGGGTGGGTCGGCCGAACAGTCCGTCGACGCGGTCGAACTCGATGTCGAGACACAGTGTGCGACCGACGACGGGTACACGGAGGTCTCCGTGGGTCGACTCCGTCTCTCGGACGACTTCACCGTCGAACCGGGAGAGAGCGACGTCCGGACGGCGACCATCGATATCCCCTACGCGACACCCGTGACACTCGGCCGCGTGCAGGTGTGGGTCGAGACTGAACTCGACATCGCGATGGCGGTCGACCCCGACGACCGAGACCATCTGGAGGTCGACCCGACCCCGCGGATGCAGGCGGTGTTCGACGCCATGGACGACCTCGGCTTCTCGTTCCGCGCCGCCGAGTGCCAGGTGGACCGCGCGGGGCGCTACGCGTCCGGGCAGTCGTTCGTCCAGGAGTTCGAGTTCCACGCCGCCGGCGGCCCATTCGGCGGCCGGGTCGACGAGGTCGAACTCGTCTTCCTCCCCGCGGCCGACGCCCTCACCGTCTTCGTCGAGGTCGACCGCCGCGCGGGCCTCCTCACCGAACTCGCGGACGCCGACGAGCGCACGACCTCCGTCAGCGTCGACTCGACGGACGCCGCGGTGGTCCGCGACCAGCTCCGGACGACGATCGAACGGTTCGCCTGA
- a CDS encoding DUF7521 family protein has product MNVNDATVLLVVTKTVTLILGALITFLAYRAFRRQRAPALRALMVGFGLVTVGSALGGTLYHIADVGFALGVGIESLVTAAGFGVLVYSLYLSVDDAEDSPAAASRTVSEREGHRRGVN; this is encoded by the coding sequence ATGAACGTGAACGACGCGACAGTCCTCCTCGTGGTGACGAAGACGGTGACGCTCATCCTGGGTGCGCTCATCACCTTCCTCGCGTATCGGGCGTTCCGTCGACAGCGAGCACCGGCGCTCAGAGCACTGATGGTCGGGTTCGGCCTCGTGACGGTGGGGTCCGCGCTCGGGGGGACACTGTACCACATCGCCGACGTCGGGTTCGCCCTCGGCGTCGGAATCGAGAGTCTCGTCACTGCCGCCGGCTTCGGCGTCCTCGTCTACTCGCTGTACCTCAGCGTCGACGATGCGGAAGATTCCCCCGCTGCGGCCAGTCGCACCGTCTCCGAACGGGAGGGACACCGACGGGGCGTGAACTGA
- a CDS encoding MoaD/ThiS family protein, with protein sequence MQTTPTTAKTTETEETDPRQTTVTVRCTGHVRTAIGTHELEFAFRGDTLREFLDAFFAEYDVADLLIAETDAEATAHGWAPVDEPPGSWRKNPEGENTRCYARVCVNGRFNENLDGLDTTLEAGDRVALIYPFMFCC encoded by the coding sequence ATGCAGACGACACCGACGACGGCGAAGACGACCGAGACAGAAGAGACCGACCCCCGACAGACGACGGTCACGGTCCGATGCACGGGACACGTCCGGACGGCCATCGGCACGCACGAACTCGAGTTCGCGTTCCGAGGCGACACCCTCCGTGAGTTCCTCGACGCGTTCTTCGCCGAGTACGACGTCGCCGACCTGCTCATCGCGGAGACGGACGCGGAAGCGACCGCCCACGGCTGGGCACCGGTCGACGAGCCGCCGGGAAGCTGGCGGAAGAACCCCGAAGGGGAGAACACGCGCTGTTACGCCAGGGTCTGTGTCAACGGTCGGTTCAACGAGAACCTCGACGGACTGGACACGACGCTCGAAGCGGGCGACCGCGTCGCGCTCATCTACCCGTTCATGTTCTGCTGCTGA